DNA from Maniola hyperantus chromosome 28, iAphHyp1.2, whole genome shotgun sequence:
TCCGCCCTTGATGTAAAAATAAGCAATGTTTATCTAATTACTTTCAGTAAAAATCTATCTACGTCTGAATAAAACAATTATtccattttctttaaaaaaaaaaaaccacagagtaggtactaaacCTAAACTGTCATTCTGATACAAGTGGCAAACCACAGagtatagtgcgacaaggctgtcttggcgcgtggcgaaaaatCGGAAAGCTAGAATGCtagaaatcaaagaatttctaagtactaggTACTTTAGAAATTAGAAACTAACGCCGCCATGTGAAGTGTCACATATCTGCTGTCTTCTTGTATGCGGTGTTGATAAGTAACAAATCTGTAATTCGCTGTTTTGGTTAAATATTCTATATAGTTACGTTACATcatgataatatttattatacccTGATACAGCATAAAATATGTGTCTGCATCTTAAAGCTATGTTTAGcactaggtaaatatagtatttgtgcaggtaaacatgataagttgcaacttgcaagtcCATAGCCTATAAATggtatttttctaaaaaaactaaatataatcGGTTCATTTGTTTAGAAGCTACGATGCCACAGATTGATACACAGATACACACGTTCAACTTATAATACCCCTCTTTTTGGGGCGGGGGTTAAAATAGTTTGAAATAATTCATGTAATACACACATTACACACTACCATGCCAGTGCATCGCCTTATTAGAATTTAGCCTTATTTTTGGCTAGTTAATAATTagttaatgtggctaattcctttgtacacaatctctaaactaaactaaaatatcacgtctaaatctattgctatccctttcataatgttgcttgcggaaaaggaaagcactaaatttagacctgttcatttagtttagtttagagattgtgtactagagaatcggccccattatctcGTTAATATGTATTGGTCAGATAGTCAGAACTAGAAAATAGCTGATAATCTTCAAATGGCTGAACAGATTTTCTTGTATTATAGCTCGAACAGGCTTATATACATAAGAACAatcttgatttaaaaaaaaactaaatcaaaatcgatttatttgtttaggagctacgatgccacagacagatacacacatacacacgtcAAACACATAACACCCCTCTTTTAACGGGGGTTAAAAGAATCTGAAATTATTGTTGGAACTCACCAATAATCCTCAATCGATGTTGACAAATTTAAAATCGATTTCTGATGAATCGATTGCATATAGACATCACTAAtgttaacatttttaaattcttCTAATGTCATTCTTGCAATTTGCATTGCAGCTAGCTGCcattatgttattggtctgtggctGCCATAGCCATATTTGTTTTGGTTGACGTTTCTACGTTTCTAATAGCAATTATTGCTTCAAATCAAgcaatttttagtattttttctgTTTCTTTAGTTTCCCTCTTTTGTTTTCATGTCTAGAAATTGTAATGGTTACATCCGAGATTCGCTGGATTTGTATAAACAGGAGCCTGATGCGGGCGGCGGTTCGTCTGAAATCGAGGAGATTTTGCGCCCTTTCCAGAAAGAAGCTGTAGTGTTATGTGAGCGATACGATTTAAAGCCCTATCTGCTAAAAATGAAAATGGATGTACCGCCAGATTTGAGAGGACCAACGTTTGTGGCATTGCATGAAATTAACAAATACAGAAAAAAATGCTCGGTAAGATTAAGGCGGGAAAACTTAGAGCAACTGAAAGAGGTGTTCATGAGCAACTTGAAGAGAAATATCGTCTATACCACGGATTTTACCTGTACCATATGCCAGAAGGTGTATTTGAGCGAGAAAAAGTTGCTGAATCACCAGGAGAATAAGCATGTAATATGTTATAAACCTGAGAACAAGATACGCAAAAAGGTGTCGTTTTCCGATGAGATTATCGTGCACGAAGTCAAAGAGTACCACAGGTGTCGAAAGTGCCCGAAGATTTACCTAGATTACGACTCCTTGAAGGTCCACATGAAAGAGGTCCACAAAAAACGTAGGTGTTACATATGTGTTTACTGCTCAAAGGATTTTGTTGACAgaatgtttttcaaagtccATGTTAAACTTCACTGCGATGCGTGCGGATTGTTCTTGCCCAATAAGAAACGTTATTTGGAACATCGGCGAACTGTGtgtaaaatagtaaaaaaatacgtGTGTAAAACCTGTCACATTTCATTATTCTACTTCATGGATTTGAAAGACCATAGTTACGAACATCTGGGTGAATTTTTCATCTGCGATATATGTAAAGACAGATTTGATGATAAGTGTGCGTTGTCCCACCATATAAAGTTCTTACATTCTAAAAGGCGGCCGAAAATGTTGTATACATCTCATACTACGGGCATGGGCACTGTCCATGTTTGTAAATTTTGTGATGTAAGCTCTGTTAAAGAAGCTTCAATAGTGAAGCATGTAGCTACATTCCCTGAGTATGAAAAGTGTGCTATGACAGGCTATAAGgacttttatttttgtgatcAATGTTTTGAAAAGTTCAGCACCGAAACTGATATGTTACAACATAAGTGGTCTCATTATTTAAAAAGTGCTCAACAAAACGTGGAGGAATTACCCAAGCCTGTtaacttacttaataaaattgatgTGCTAGCTGATAACATGATTAAAAACACTCAAAACAACGCAGAAGACACTCCGGAGGTTTTAATCGGTAGTACAACACAAAACACCCGAATAACGGACccacaaaaacctttaaaacaGGTTTATAACGTAAAAACTGAAAAACTGCCTCCGTTACTTCAACCCAGAATCGTTTTGGAAAAACTACCTTTGCCACAAAACACTTTACTGAAAAAGCTTTTGGCACAAAAGACAAAGCATGGCAGTGCCCCCGTTGACATTATTGACCTAACCGATTCAGATCctaaaactcaaaaaaaaatcatcgtAGGTCGTAAGACTTTATTATCAAAACATCAATGCAAGGTAAATAGTCTTGTCTCTCTTCAATTCCACACGTCATTGGTGCATGGTGAAATTTTAGCAGCACTATTCATTTCGATTTTGTGCCTTTTATATTGACCCtagtcttaaaaataaaatattgtttggaAAAAATCGTGAACCAATACCTAAAGTAGTACCTTACCCAAGCTCTACGACTGCCTATTAAAATTGTACTGTCTATAATCAGGCCTGTgactaggtatttaaaaaattcagtgggaactctttgatttttttgaacaaaaatagTCTATGGACCCATCTCCGGgatctcagaacaaggactgttagaagtagccctattgtgacacttactgttagagcgagatagctaaatgcatttaagctcttgttagaacgtgacaaaatgattatgttttgtccttatcaccgtggccactttttttgtttgtcaaaatgtatttgtacgtgagtatttgacaaacaacgtgaagtgtagaaggaatgacatttcacaagaaaatctgcttgagcgagagggactgagagagccacgctagttgcaaacctGTGCCCGGGATGCAATGCAGCTTGCATTGCACCTCTGAtagattttatataaaaaaatatttttttaaagaattccatgggaactctgaatttcaggacaaaaagtagccatgtaTTTCATTATGTATTCATTCCATTTCCCATaagttatctctgtatcaaatttcgttaaaattggtttaattaacggatgggccgtgaaaatctagcagacagacacactttcggatttataatattagtatggactatggat
Protein-coding regions in this window:
- the LOC117994944 gene encoding uncharacterized protein — its product is MSRNCNGYIRDSLDLYKQEPDAGGGSSEIEEILRPFQKEAVVLCERYDLKPYLLKMKMDVPPDLRGPTFVALHEINKYRKKCSVRLRRENLEQLKEVFMSNLKRNIVYTTDFTCTICQKVYLSEKKLLNHQENKHVICYKPENKIRKKVSFSDEIIVHEVKEYHRCRKCPKIYLDYDSLKVHMKEVHKKRRCYICVYCSKDFVDRMFFKVHVKLHCDACGLFLPNKKRYLEHRRTVCKIVKKYVCKTCHISLFYFMDLKDHSYEHLGEFFICDICKDRFDDKCALSHHIKFLHSKRRPKMLYTSHTTGMGTVHVCKFCDVSSVKEASIVKHVATFPEYEKCAMTGYKDFYFCDQCFEKFSTETDMLQHKWSHYLKSAQQNVEELPKPVNLLNKIDVLADNMIKNTQNNAEDTPEVLIGSTTQNTRITDPQKPLKQVYNVKTEKLPPLLQPRIVLEKLPLPQNTLLKKLLAQKTKHGSAPVDIIDLTDSDPKTQKKIIVGRKTLLSKHQCKFCLHYLSSAYTLKRHIYTMHGITQGSNSPQLIATGNLHCNACEEDFALPSLLQNHNCIRINLPEPHFQDARPDMQLDTSVFSQHNGFDDIEYNNDYMNSIDFELPAPIVELTEYDNVNLGINDNGNQINRPLNNSTANSRQLNNVGHNDRLFNGPLNNLPVNSVGHNHRPFNPPLSNFTVNNDRQLNNVVHNNRPLNNLTVNNHRQFNNMTVNNNRQFGNMTANSHRQFTGHPHNGPVTNDRRFSGQLNHVPLNDRPLTNVAVNNNRPFTNVTANNERPLSNVTVNNDRQINGPLNNVQLNTLHSGKRLRYIYVQEVPIEF